From Afipia carboxidovorans OM5, one genomic window encodes:
- a CDS encoding sigma-70 family RNA polymerase sigma factor translates to MSGQEHEWTDLMRSANAGDAAAYHRLLSAITPVLRASARRGLLRAGQSPDQSEDIVQDTLLAVHLKRHTWDPKAPFAPWLFTIARNKLIDALRRRGRRVFVDIDDFTDVLPGEDAPEPANGVDVAAHLQLLPPRQRDVLQAIAVDGLSISETAQKFTMKEGTVRVALHRGLASLAARAREELP, encoded by the coding sequence GTGAGCGGTCAGGAACATGAGTGGACCGACCTGATGCGGTCGGCCAATGCAGGCGATGCGGCTGCGTACCATCGGCTCCTGTCGGCGATCACGCCGGTCTTGCGGGCGTCGGCGCGGCGCGGATTGCTGCGCGCAGGGCAATCGCCCGATCAATCCGAGGATATCGTGCAGGATACTTTGCTCGCTGTTCATCTGAAGCGTCACACCTGGGACCCGAAAGCGCCGTTCGCGCCGTGGCTGTTCACGATCGCGCGCAACAAGCTGATCGATGCATTGCGTCGTCGGGGCCGCCGCGTGTTCGTCGATATCGACGATTTCACCGATGTGTTGCCGGGTGAGGATGCGCCGGAACCCGCGAACGGCGTTGACGTCGCGGCGCATCTGCAGCTTCTGCCGCCACGCCAGCGCGACGTGCTGCAGGCGATCGCGGTGGACGGCCTGTCGATCTCGGAGACGGCGCAAAAATTTACGATGAAGGAAGGCACGGTGCGGGTCGCGTTGCACCGGGGATTGGCGAGCCTCGCCGCTCGCGCGCGGGAAGAATTGCCATGA
- a CDS encoding NrsF family protein, protein MKTDDLIASLVADHPSRMQPVWLWLLAGLFAALPLSAAIFMMSFRMRPDLASAIYNPFFDFKFVVMLVLASVSAALSLHLSRPGASLERWGWLLAVPAGLLGIAIVADFAVPQRNSWTARLVGSSAMACMASIPLFAIPFLAAALWTLRRGATTRPMLVGALAGLMSAGLGGVIYAVHCMDDSPLFVATWYTLAAVLVAIVGAFVGRRVLRF, encoded by the coding sequence ATGAAGACCGACGATCTGATCGCAAGTCTTGTCGCCGATCATCCTTCGCGGATGCAGCCGGTGTGGCTGTGGCTTCTCGCGGGACTCTTTGCCGCGCTGCCGCTGTCGGCCGCAATCTTCATGATGAGCTTCCGGATGCGGCCGGATCTTGCGAGTGCGATCTACAACCCGTTCTTCGATTTCAAATTCGTGGTGATGCTGGTTCTTGCCTCGGTCTCGGCGGCGCTCAGCCTGCACCTGTCGCGCCCGGGCGCTTCGCTGGAGCGCTGGGGATGGCTGCTTGCGGTGCCGGCGGGCCTGCTTGGCATCGCCATCGTCGCGGATTTCGCCGTTCCACAACGCAACTCCTGGACAGCGCGGCTCGTCGGATCGAGCGCCATGGCCTGCATGGCGTCGATCCCGCTGTTTGCGATCCCATTTCTTGCGGCGGCGCTATGGACATTGCGCCGGGGCGCCACGACACGCCCGATGCTGGTCGGAGCGCTTGCGGGGCTGATGTCAGCCGGGCTCGGCGGAGTGATCTATGCCGTGCATTGCATGGACGACTCGCCGCTGTTCGTTGCGACCTGGTACACGCTCGCGGCCGTGCTTGTCGCTATCGTCGGCGCGTTCGTCGGCCGACGAGTCTTGCGGTTCTAG
- a CDS encoding DUF2336 domain-containing protein, with the protein MSTNAANAKSLLADLQTALTHGTVARRVETLQRVTDLFLYAPSQYSEEQIALFDDVFHCLIRKMEMSAKALLAQRIATVPEAPTNLIHTLAFDDLVEVAAPVLSYSEKLSDDVLVRNARQKSQGHLLAISKRKILSQAVTDVLVERGNDDVVESTVNNPGANFSDNGYGRLISRAEGNDDIASCLGMRPIPRHYYLQLVAKASRSVREKLNRANPHLAADVASVVKEVTLQASNAKSEETIRAQTLVKLLHTDGRLNEAQVATFADNGRVEEISTSIALMTDVPILTVENMMIEPRAEGLLVLAKVAGLSWATVEKILKARHPAAPESISTSLSEYQDHFNLLRPSTAQQVLRFYRMREATGQVPFAASAAIA; encoded by the coding sequence ATGAGTACAAACGCGGCCAACGCCAAGAGTCTGTTGGCAGACCTTCAGACCGCCCTCACACATGGGACGGTTGCGCGGCGTGTTGAAACACTCCAGCGCGTCACCGATCTGTTTCTCTACGCGCCTTCTCAATACTCCGAAGAGCAGATCGCGCTGTTCGACGATGTCTTTCACTGCCTGATCCGCAAGATGGAGATGTCGGCAAAGGCGCTGCTGGCCCAGCGCATCGCCACTGTCCCCGAAGCACCGACCAATCTCATCCATACGCTCGCCTTCGACGACCTCGTGGAAGTTGCGGCCCCCGTGCTCTCTTATTCCGAAAAGCTCAGCGACGACGTTCTCGTCAGAAATGCCAGGCAAAAAAGCCAGGGCCACCTCCTCGCAATCTCGAAACGCAAGATTTTGAGCCAGGCCGTCACCGACGTGCTGGTCGAACGCGGCAACGACGATGTTGTCGAAAGTACCGTCAACAATCCCGGCGCAAATTTTTCCGATAACGGCTATGGCCGCTTGATCTCGCGCGCAGAGGGGAACGACGACATCGCCTCCTGCCTTGGTATGCGTCCGATCCCGCGGCACTATTACCTGCAGCTCGTCGCCAAGGCGTCACGCTCGGTGCGCGAAAAGCTCAACCGCGCCAACCCGCATCTTGCGGCCGACGTCGCCTCAGTGGTGAAGGAAGTCACGCTTCAGGCAAGCAATGCAAAAAGCGAAGAGACGATCCGCGCGCAGACGCTCGTCAAGCTGCTCCACACTGACGGCCGCCTCAACGAGGCACAGGTGGCGACCTTCGCCGACAACGGCCGCGTGGAGGAGATATCGACCTCGATCGCGCTGATGACCGACGTGCCGATCCTCACCGTCGAAAACATGATGATCGAGCCGCGCGCCGAGGGTCTTCTCGTGCTTGCCAAGGTCGCAGGTTTGAGCTGGGCGACGGTCGAGAAGATCCTCAAAGCACGCCACCCCGCCGCGCCTGAGAGCATCTCGACGAGTCTCAGCGAATATCAGGATCACTTCAATCTGCTGCGGCCCTCGACGGCGCAGCAGGTCCTGCGGTTCTACCGCATGCGCGAGGCAACCGGTCAGGTGCCGTTCGCCGCATCTGCCGCGATCGCCTAG